taattataaaaaCTTAATTCtaatcattttaaagaaatgacATGAGCTTTTAATGGATCTGGTGAAATAGCTGGTACTATTGTCACACAGCATTATTAAAACTTAGTTACCTGAACACAAGTCAGGCCCTCTGACGCTATAATTAGGTAAGAGTAGGCTACTTTGGACTGAAGGCTGAATGTTAGATGTTGATCATTATCCAGTTCTtcagttagcatgctaacatgctcccAATTGCTCATATTGTCACAGACAATATTGATGTGTAATATGATGTAAGCCAGGTTGACATCTTTGGcgtgttggcatgctaacatttgctattaagcaaaaaaaagaatagaaataaagatgaaagaaaagaaaataggtggggctgatgggaatgcCATGTGATTACTTTTGCTGTTGCCGTAAGCGAGGCTAAAGACAGACTTCTGACAATCAGACTTAAATTCAAGACGTCACGTCACATTTGCGTCTACTGTCAGAGATAAATTACCTTGTTTGTCCACTGCAATCTTGCCTCTCCACAAAATTAGATAAAtagctttttatttccttccttgCAGTACCTGTTTCAAATGTGACTCTGAGGGCACAGAAAACCAACCTGGTGGAGTTCAATGACACAGCAGTTCTCATGTGCTCTGTGTCCAGCGGGACATCCCTGTCTTATGCTTGGCTGAAGGGCAGCTCTGTGGTCACAGCCGGTGATGGAATACAGCTAAGCAATGAAGGAGCCACTCTTACTATTGTTGGGGTGACCCGCTATGACGCAGGGCCATTCATGTGCAACGTGTCCAATGGTGTAAGCCATGAAACCAGTCCCCCTGTCCATCTGAACATCAGCTGTGAGTTTTCACAAGACAACTTGTAGGtctactgtatgtattttaaaaaaatagttcCAATCACACATAAATCCCTAAAACATTTTCCCTCTTGTTGCTTCACTAGATGGTCCGAGTAACACGATGATATCGCTCATGCCCATGAAGTACATCTACAGAACGGGATCGAACATCACGCTGCATTGCTCATCGGAGTCCAGCCCTCCAGCGATGATCCAGTGGATGCTTGATGGAGTGTACCTAAATCAGTTTGCCCCGCAGCTTCAGCTAGAAAAGACTACAGAGAGCAACTCAGGAAATTACCAATGCATATTACACAACACAGTCACATCGAGGTTCAGCAGCACGAGTGCAATTATCAGGATTTTAGGTGAGGATTGGATTTGATTTGTAGAATTTTAGAGAGTACATGATTTCAAACTTATCATCTAACtctcaagaaagcaaataagtgtatttcccaaaatgtttaaCTATTCACTGAAATTATCCAGTGGCATGTGTCACATTTATTCAACTAACCGAGGTGTTAATTTAAATGACCTAATTCCCTTCTCGTCCCACAGATCCAATAGAAGCAGTTGTGGTGAATCACACAGGTGGACCAGCGATACTTAATGACTCATTCACCATGTGTTGTGAAGTGACTGGATCTGTTGACAGCATTCAGTGGTGGAGGAATGGTCAGCTTATTCCTCCTGACAATTCAACAGTCTTTGACATGGGCAACAAGACATTAACCCTCAGTCCAGTACAACATTCAGATCAAGGAGATTATCAGTGTCAAGCCTTCAATTATGTAAGCAACATGACCAGCAGCCCATACACAGTGGATGTGATCTGTAagtattttaatttcactttctctctttaatGCTGTCCTTGTTTTCTCGGTCCACTGATATATTGTGTGGATCAAATACTAAAgcagaaatatttgaaaatgtaacatttttacTTAATTGTCTGACATCACAAAATGGCCCACTGAAACCTGTGATCACGAGGCCAACAGAAATTAACCTTCAAACACTTCTGTGCTGCAGTTAGACAAAGCAAATCTGAAAAATGCAAGAAATCCTCTAGCAAATGTGACAACACCTATAGATTCATCACAAAATATTGCCTGACGTCGATTAAACATCAGATTGTTGGTCTCGGGTCATCTAGTGACTCCATTCATGCACAGTTCTGTTCTCATTTGAATGTCTTGACAGTCATGTAATTATGATGATTAAAGACAATATCAATGTGTTTTAGATGGACCAGAGATGACAATCATCACTGGACCAAAAATGGCAAAGACTGGATGCAAtgtcacactcagctgcaatGCATCATCGAACCCTCTCAGCATCAAATGGTTCTTCAATGATACTGTTGTAGCCACAATGCCCGAGTATGTCACACCTCCTCTTACCGAAGACATGAGTGGGATGTACACCTGTATGGCCTACAACAACATCACCGGCAAAAACAGCACTGCATATACAATGCTTACTGTTATTGGTGAGACTTGGATGGCTATTTTTAGGTTTCTGGAAACCTAAAAATGTAATTgtgtacattaaaaaaaaggaaaggtgAATCGAGATAGAACTACATAACgttttcctttttgattttttgttttcagaccCAATAACAGATGTACAAATAGACTCACCAATGGATCCTGCCATGGATGGCCATTATTATAACCTAACATGCAACGTGACTGGACCTGCCATGCATGTTTACTGGATTAAAAATGGCGAGCCGCTGCGTGAAGACAACAGAACTGTTTTCTGCATAGATAATAAGACAGTCATGTTCAACCCACTAGAACAGGATGATACTGGAAACTACCAGTGTATGGCTCTTAATGCTGTTTCGGACATGACCAGCCCTCCTTACAAGCTCCTTGTGAACTGTGAGTATCGTAAAGGATTCTTGTCGCTGACTGTTTTAAACTCACAGTGTTCGTGCATCATCCTATGTATTTGACTCCTTTGCCGTTGCAGTTGGACCAGAGACGCCCATCATTGACGGGCCAGCTTTCGCAGAGACAGGACACGTCGCAGTCTTCCACTGTTCTGCCAAGTCAGTGCCACCCAGTCAGTTCAGCTGGTGGTTCAATGGCTCTGAGGTGGCCAGTACTGCAGAGTTTACAACTGGtcttttgcatttaaatatgaGTGGAGAATACACTTGTATGGCCTACAACAGTGTGACGGGAATGAACAGCACAAACACCAAGATGCTCACAGTCATTGGTAAGAAAACTTAAATATGAATTTTACTATTCCAATGCATCATGTCATGTGATTGTTTAGCTGATAAAATACTGGTTTctactgtgttttgtgttcacaGAAGCAATAGAGTCAGTGATGGTCAGAGCCCACTCAGTTCCAGTAAACTCTGAAAACTTCACTCTCACCTGTGAAGTCACTGGGCCCTATGACAAGATCTACTGGATGAAGAACAACATGTACCTCAACATGAACACTTCCAATGCTAAAGAAAACATGTCCTACTACATGGAAAACAACATGCTGCACTTCACTCCAGTGACAATGTACAATGATGGGAATTACCAGTGTGTCGCCACCAATCAGGCTGCCACACATCAAAGCCCCCCATACATGCTCCTAGTGAACTGTAAGTTGTTTTCTTCtacatttcattcagttaaTCATAACTGGTTTTAAGTATAATAAATAAGTATtatttaatacataaataaatattttaacatgccacatgaaaatatgtaaagatttaaatatataatatttaataactTTACTATGTTTATGTACTAAAGTGGCAACAGAGAACCTTTTGCTAGCTCATCTAAGGTGTATTATTGCTGGGACAGCTGTTGTAAAGGCAACAGATTGCCATACGTTTATTTAGTTTTTCCAGTCATTTAGTTTATAATAGAAGTGTAAAAGCAGATAGGAATGGCGCCAGGCAGACAGTCTGACAGTATTGTGAGACAGATAAAACTGCATAGTGAAGGCGAGGTTGTAGGGACCCAGGCTAACCACAGACAGTGTCATTATCCTATAGCATTGCGTTATGCAATGATTTCATTGATGATGATTTCTGATTTCATTTGGAAAGCTCTCCAAATGCtgctcaaaacaaacatgatttaAGTTTTTCAGATTAAAATTGAGAATTTTGTGCAAAAGCAAAACTACAGTCattgttttattgaattttgaccaactctctctgtttatttccaGATGGCCCTCTGAGTATGCATATCTCTGGTCCAGATTCTGCAGAATATGGTCACCTCGTGTCCCTGAGTTGCTCTGCTGATTCTCAGCCAGACTGTGACTTCAGCTGGTTTTTTAGCAGTAACTCGTTAATTCTAGTGACGGGCCCTGTTATCACGTTCCCTGCCGTAAAGCAGAATGAGGGGAACTACACATGTAAGGCGAGGAACCCTGTGACTAATGTCATGATGTACCAGACTAAATACTTCACTGTTGGTGAGTGAGCctcacttcttctcttcctAGTTTTAATCTCTATCTCCATAATACTTCTTTGGAGATCTTTCACATTTGAACAAACAGTATACGTTTGTGATATCCAAGCTCACAACTAAAATATGGATGAAACATGTTCCAATGTTTTGACAGGATCATTTCAAAATGATCATTTTGCTAGTGATTAAAGCACTATCAGAACCACTGCTTTACAATTACAAATGTGTCATGTTAGGCTAAATGTAACTTTGTTCTCATTTCAGAAAATCACGCGTCTGCCCTCCGCATCTCATCCCAGGGAGCTCTGATGTTGATCAGTCTGTTGGctttgtctgtcactgtgctgtTCAACTGAGTCCTCTACACTGAGAAATCCAGTCAGACTCAAAGGCCTCTTGCTCCCTCTGCAGTCAACAGTCTCACTGTGAAATGAATGGGAAGGGACTGTGCCATCACTTCTTGGGGGTTTTGCCTGAAGGGCAAAGAAGAAGTGTGGTAGGCTTTTTCATGCTAAATGTTATCATTATTAGCAGATAAGGGTAGTGGTCTAAGTGTCATTGTGCTGGTTGTTGCTTGTGcacttaataaaaataattcatagTTCAACTAAGGGAAACAACACCAATGTGTTTTGCTAAAATACCTCCATACTCTTTTGACATTGATTGCACGTCTTCAGTCTGCACTCCTGcaactttttctttcatgtgtgatgatatttaaaatgtatctgAATGTAAATCTTATCATGCTttgatttactgtatttatttctatatgaataaaaaaaaaatcaacaacagtaAATTCTTTTGGGGGCTTTATTGAAGAGGTTACAGTCTTTGTATTGATTCAGAAAGTTACAGTCAAGCAAACATTTGGTagtgaaacattttgctgttaaaaaaaatgtaactacATACAAATACGTATGCCAGTGATTGTTGCTTAAACATCATTCATACATATAAAGAGCTCTTCTTGTTCAGATGGGGACACTGGGAGCGAACTTCCTGCCGTTTCTGCCCCTTCTGTTGAGAAACAAGCTGCACTTCTTGAGATTCTTGTTTTTCTGGCACAGTCTATTCACTTGTGATTTGAATAGATCCAGAcgggtaaagaaaaaaacaaaaaaaacaatttaagttTGATgaccaaaatatttaaaattctgTAATTAACACTTTTCAAAGAGTTCTTTCCACTGATCATTGATCTCATTTTTCACTGGTTGTTTATTCCATAAAGCTCAAAAACTTTTTAATCAAAACACTCTGTTGTAGCcgcacaacacaaaacacaactatTTAATGTAACTGACTCACTATGTAATGTAAATTCACCACATACTTGTACAATGCCTTTATATACCTGTACAATGGTTTTATATTCTAGACATATTTCTATTTTGGCCTGTAGACTTCTCGTCTTGAttggagcaactgtaacaaTCCCGATTTTCCGCACTGATCattaaagtattctgattctgattctgattcaacTCACATTGCCCTTGCTTGCTGCGGCGTCCGGCAGTCGGCTTACAAAGGCAGCCTGCACCCACcgtctctcttctctttcctgggtgatgcaaatacacaaagacaaaagagcagAATGGGTCAGGATAATGCACTCTGCATTATGAGACCATAACCGgatgtgtgtttcatttatgttGCTTTCACCTTTACAGGTACACAGTCCATTGTGCTGTCTTGGGGTGTTGATTGGTTTTGCAGCAGTCAGTGGTTGTCCAACATCAGGAGCTtataaaaaatgattaataataacaattagaTTAAATTAAGTAATGCTAAtgtaaatattcaataaatactaataaacAACTCTTGTGAATTTTTAAACTCATCACATCTCACATACCATCAGTGAATGTCTTGACTATCGACGATTGTTCATGTGTTTCAGGAACACCTTtacaaaaaagaattaaaataataatgtaataaaaataaaaatgacagaataaaatgtACATGAAGTAAACTTTCTTTTTAAACTCAGTACATTATCTTATTCAGGTGTACAATACCTTGGCTGTGATcagtaaataaaagcagtagaaacaccaacagcaaaaacatcctTGACTCCATGTTGTGGTAAAGCCAGTACAACACGGTAGACCCAGAGAAAGAAATCCTGTGTGCGCACTCCCTTCGAGTCAAGTGAAGGAATGAAGTGGTTATTGTTGTAGCTCCTTATAAAGGAGTTGGTGTTGATTTCTGAAATTATAGCCTTGGTACATTCAGTGAATGGCAGTTAAATGCAGCATGGCAACTCCTTTGCAGTGGATGACTTTGAATAATAGAAATATGTACCTTTCCCCTGATTATGTATTTGGGTAATGGCTCGTTGCCGTGAGAAAGTGAGGGGCCCACACAACTTTCACTCAAGCAATGTCAAATATCTCCATGTTTGGAGACATGGAGCGTCTTATACTGAGTGCTAGTATGCCACTTACGGTACACATTTAGAGTTCTTCTCTTCTCACTGATCCAAGCTGAGATCAAATTTGTTCAGTATCCTTTTACACTCTTTCAAACTACATAGTAGAAAattgcatgtatttttaatgtgtgcTCATCCAGCTCCCTGCTTACGTTTGGTGTACAACACATGCTTACATACTCGCAAAAGCACTTCATACTATATGGATAGGTTTACCATCAATCACAATTATGTGTGCTCATTATTAGCCTGTTGGCAACACTGCAATGGATACGCCGCTAACTGTCACAGGAAAGACTGTGGTTGtcatattcatttgaaattttagTATGATATGGTCCATTGTGTTATGCGTGACGACTGTTGAAAAGTGCCAGTCTGGAAGGGATACTAGCGAGGCTGAGTGCAAAATAAGAGCAAATCGGGACTTGCCCCAGTTGCTCAAGTTTCAGAAATGCATCCATC
This sequence is a window from Scatophagus argus isolate fScaArg1 chromosome 9, fScaArg1.pri, whole genome shotgun sequence. Protein-coding genes within it:
- the ceacam1 gene encoding carcinoembryonic antigen-related cell adhesion molecule 1, with the protein product MKNGMESRMVFVLILAIISYETAPVHSLSIHASANPLPVGSDVTLFSHAEVTLGAWIFNNEIIAMIAGGKTFIFDSWTNRVTLNLSTNYTSLTIRSLKVEDSGLYTLQKMNTSRADLKLSVQVPVSNVTLRAQKTNLVEFNDTAVLMCSVSSGTSLSYAWLKGSSVVTAGDGIQLSNEGATLTIVGVTRYDAGPFMCNVSNGVSHETSPPVHLNISYGPSNTMISLMPMKYIYRTGSNITLHCSSESSPPAMIQWMLDGVYLNQFAPQLQLEKTTESNSGNYQCILHNTVTSRFSSTSAIIRILDPIEAVVVNHTGGPAILNDSFTMCCEVTGSVDSIQWWRNGQLIPPDNSTVFDMGNKTLTLSPVQHSDQGDYQCQAFNYVSNMTSSPYTVDVIYGPEMTIITGPKMAKTGCNVTLSCNASSNPLSIKWFFNDTVVATMPEYVTPPLTEDMSGMYTCMAYNNITGKNSTAYTMLTVIDPITDVQIDSPMDPAMDGHYYNLTCNVTGPAMHVYWIKNGEPLREDNRTVFCIDNKTVMFNPLEQDDTGNYQCMALNAVSDMTSPPYKLLVNFGPETPIIDGPAFAETGHVAVFHCSAKSVPPSQFSWWFNGSEVASTAEFTTGLLHLNMSGEYTCMAYNSVTGMNSTNTKMLTVIEAIESVMVRAHSVPVNSENFTLTCEVTGPYDKIYWMKNNMYLNMNTSNAKENMSYYMENNMLHFTPVTMYNDGNYQCVATNQAATHQSPPYMLLVNYGPLSMHISGPDSAEYGHLVSLSCSADSQPDCDFSWFFSSNSLILVTGPVITFPAVKQNEGNYTCKARNPVTNVMMYQTKYFTVENHASALRISSQGALMLISLLALSVTVLFN